Proteins encoded together in one Psilocybe cubensis strain MGC-MH-2018 chromosome 8, whole genome shotgun sequence window:
- a CDS encoding NADP-dependent malic enzyme, with the protein MTIILTPYWSNGVQKLKLSQPPAAPKRGLVPPQLDHEIHVQRCLEQLRSKDKNLEKYIYLSHLKTEDPSMFYRLCLEHMAEITPIIYTPTVGDACLNFSHIYRRPEGLYISIQDKGKIGSVINNWPKIDEARISVVTDGSRILGLGDLGVNGMGISIGKLSLYVAGAGIRPDSTIPICLDLGTNTQRYLDDPFYLGLRQKRVGDAEMEAFMDEFMEEMSRAFPKLMIQFEDFSTDNAFKYLERYRHKYPVFNDDIQGTGAVVLSGFLNAAKLSSAASGLPLTEHRILFFGAGSAGVGVASQLMSFFTLLGMTEDQARRKIYLVDSQGLVYDARGHLAEHKKYFSRDDYRGPPITNLLDIIQYVKPTALLGLSTISGAFTVDVLDAMAAINPRPIIFPLSNPVKLSECSFSDAVEITQGRVLFASGSPFPAQQFGGKTLYPGQGNNMYIFPGLGLGAIIARVSEVTDSMVEASSLGLANSLTDEERSIGLLYPRIERIREISVFIAKEVIRAAQKAGVDRSPALRTKSDSELMRFISQRMWNP; encoded by the exons ATGACGATTATCCTTACTCCGTACTGGTCCAATGGCGTGCAGAAGCTCAAGCTTTCTCAGC CACCGGCTGCTCCTAAACGCGGGCTCGTTCCTCCTCAACTCGACCACGAGATACACGTACAACGCTGTCTGGAACAACTGCGCTCGAAAGATAAAAATCTTGAAAAATATATCTATCTTTCCCACTTGAAGACCGAAGACCCTTCCATGTTCTATCGGCTTTGCCTGGAACACATGGCCGAGATTACACCTATCATCTATACTCCTACCGTAGGAGATGCATGCTTGAACTTCTCCCATATTTATCGACGACCTGAGGGCCTC TACATTTCTATCCAAGATAAAGGCAAAATTGGAAGCG TCATAAACAACTGGCCGAAAATAGACGAAGCTCGTATCAGCGTTGTTACAGATG GCTCTCGAATTTTAGGACTGGGTGATCTAGGTGTGAATGGAATGGGCATTTCTATCGGGAAACTGTCTCTCTACGTTGCAGGTGCTGG CATTCGGCCAGATTCGACTATCCCTATTTGCCTTGATCTCGGCACAAATACCCAACGCTACTTGGATGACCCCTTCTATCTTGGCCTACGTCAAAAACGCGTTGGCGACGCCGAAATGGAAGCATTTATGGACGAGTTCATGGAGGAAATGTCCCGCGCATTTCCAAAACTTATGATTCAATTCGAG GActtctctacagacaatgCCTTCAAGTATCTTGAACGTTACCGCCACAAGTATCCTGTCTTCAATGACGATATCCAAGGCACTGGTGCCGTTGTCCTCAGTGGATTCCTAAATGCCGCTAAACTATCTTCCGCCGCATCCGGTTTGCCTCTTACTGAGCACCGAATCCTTTTCTTCGGCGCTGGATCCGCTGGAGTCGGTGTCGCGTCGCAATTGATGAGCTTCTTCACCTTACTTGGCATGACCGAGGACCAGGCCCGTAGGAAAATATACCTTGTAGATTCACAAGGCCTTGTGTATGATGCCCGCGGACACCTGGCTGAACATAAGAAAT ATTTCTCTCGCGATGATTACCGGGGTCCACCGATTACCAACCTCCTCGATATCATCCAATATGTCAAACCAACCGCCCTTTTAGGACTTTCTACTATATCA GGAGCTTTTACTGTCGATGTCCTCGATGCGATGGCGGCCATCAATCCTCGCCCGATCATCTTCCCTCTATCTAACCCCGTCAAGCTCTCAGAATGTTCATTCAGTGACGCCGTCGAGATTACACAGGGCAGGGTTCTTTTTGCGTCTGGCTCGCCTTTCCCAGCGCAACAATTTGGAGGAAAGACTCTGTATCCTGGACAAGGAAATAATATGTACATTTTCCCTG GTCTGGGGTTAGGAGCAATTATTGCTCGCGTATCAGAAGTCACTGACAGCATGGTGGAAGCCTCTTCTCTGGGACTTGCCAATTCTCTGACGGACGAGGAGCGTTCCATTGGTCTCTTGTATCCGCGCATTGAACGAA TCAGGGAAATTAGTGTATTCATCGCCAAAGAAGTCATTCGTGCTGCACAGAAGGCT GGTGTTGACCGTTCCCCTGCTCTTCGTACCAAAAGCGACAGCGAACTCATGCGATTTATCAGCCAAAGGATGTGGaatccttga
- a CDS encoding Sorbitol dehydrogenase: MSPAVVSSTTAAVLSGPRTIQLEDRRVWAPPRGEVQVRVQATGLCGSDLHYYIHARNGDFAVRAPLVLGHESAGIVVDLPPGAPDTLKIGQRVAIEAGIYCRSCSFCQSGRYNLCRQMKFCSSAARFPHVDGTLQTVMNHPAYVLHPLPDSVSFELAALAEPLSVLIHSSRRAHLSPNQNIIVFGVGAIGLLACALAKHRGAARVVAVDINPARLEFAKREGFADDVFCLPQPQSSSQQPQSLPEACCAPPKANGVSASSHKHTHAHASTPSTPREMADEQLKKAKESAAAVMSAFGSPDGYDVVFECTGAESVIQMSIFCAMTGGKVMLIGMGTRAAYLPLSTAALREVDILGSFRYADTYREALALLSTPSPTPSSSSSSSSASSPSSASSSESEAQVESEANSKTGRSPSPSIPLPVLAAKLVTHRFPLADTKRAFEMLAKGVDDEGGLVLKVMVGSGVPC, from the exons ATGTCCCCTGCAGTCGtctcttccaccaccgccgctgTCCTCTCGGGGCCCCGCACCATCCAGCTCGAGGACAGACGCGTCTGGGCGCCCCCCAGAGGCGAAGTCCAAGTCAGAGTCCAAGCCACTGGCCTCTGCGGCTCTGACCTCCACTACTACATCCACGCCCGCAACGGCGACTTTGCCGTCCGCGCGCCCCTCGTCCTCGGCCACGAGTCCGCCGGCATCGTCGTTGACCTCCCCCCAGGCGCACCAGACACCCTCAAGATCGGCCAGCGCGTCGCCATCGAGGCCGGCATATACTGCCGCTCCTGCTCTTTCTGTCAATCCGGCCGCTACAACCTCTGCCGCCAGATgaaattctgctcttccgCCGCCCGCTTCCCCCATGTCGACGGTACCCTCCAGACCGTGATGAACCACCCCGCCTACGTCCTCCACCCGCTCCCAGACTCTGTCTCCTTTGAACTCGCTGCCCTCGCGGAGCCCCTCTCCGTCCTCATCCACTCTTCCCGCCGCGCCCACCTCTCCCCTAACCAGAATATCATCGTCTTTGGCGTCGGAGCCATCGGCCTCCTCGCCTGTGCCCTCGCGAAACACCGCGGAGCAGCTCGCGTCGTAGCCGTCGACATCAACCCCGCAAGACTCGAGTTCGCCAAGCGAGAAGGCTTTGCCGACGACGTCTTCTGCCTACCCCAGCCCCAATCCTCATCACAACAACCACAGTCGCTCCCAGAAGCCTGCTGTGCCCCTCCAAAAGCCAACGGCGTCTCTGCCTCCTCACATAAACACACCCACGCACACGCATCCACACCGTCCACCCCACGCGAGATGGCTGACGAGCAGCTCAAAAAGGCGAAGGAGAGCGCGGCGGCTGTGATGTCCGCCTTTGGCTCCCCAGACGGCTACGACGTCGTGTTCGAATGCACAGGTGCCGAGTCCGTCATCCAAATGAGCATCTTC TGCGCAATGACAGGCGGCAAAGTGATGCTCATCGGCATGGGCACCCGCGCGGCGTACCTCCCCCTCTCGACCGCCGCCCTGCGCGAGGTCGACATCCTCGGCTCGTTCCGCTACGCAGACACCTACCGCGAAGCACTCGCCCTGCTGTCCACCCCTTCTCCTaccccttcctcttcctcttcctcctcatcagcctcttctccttcctccgcctcatcatcagaatcagaagcgCAGGTGGAATCAGAAGCAAACTCAAAAACCGGCAGGTCACCGTCACCGTCAATACCCCTCCCGGTGCTCGCGGCGAAGCTCGTGACGCACCGGTTCCCGCTCGCGGATACCAAGCGCGCGTTTGAGATGCTGGCCAAGGGCGTGGATGATGAGGGCGGGTTGGTGCTTAAGGTTATGGTTGGGTCTGGGGTGCCTTGTTAG
- a CDS encoding tRNA-dihydrouridine(16/17) synthase [NAD(P)(+)]-like yields MDLNFVAAPMVNQSDLPFRVLVRRYGATAAYTQMYIPERILSDKDYLEYHIRDLCMGNDNELTRPVIAQLCGNDPEIVVQAGRRLQPYCDAIDLNLGCPQEAAKEGHFGAYLLGQKDWPLVNDIVSAMSHSFTVPVSAKFRLCQPSSKTVELAQQLEASGAAWVTLHARTVSARRRRQGAADLNEVKRLKENLRIPVISNGNVRGFDDLQKNLNITSADGLMVGETLLGNPCLFSGIVPDPIDISLEYLDICREYPGTTLVTIQTHIRHFVEFQCGRRPWFPKFRSALSSTNSLDAIESLLAFKIERWRGRPPRKTRSLEYPIDSTEDVEDPEEKEDLDDVLGLEIFKESSGLTAGY; encoded by the exons ATGGACTTAAACTTTGTAGCTGCCCCCATGGTCAATCAATCAGACCTTCCTTTCCGGGTGCTTGTTCGTCGATATGGTGCCACTGCTGCTTATACCCAGATGTATATTCCCGAGAGAATACTATCTGATAAGGATTACCTGGAATACCATATCCGCGATCTTTGCATGGGTAACGATAATGAACTGACGAGACCAGTTATTGCCCAGTTATGTGGGAATGACCCTGAGATTGTCGTTCAAGCTGGACGCAGATTACAACCCTACTGCGATGCTATTG ATTTGAATCTTGGATGCCCTCAAGAAGCGGCAAAAGAAGGTCATTTCGGAGCGTATCTATTGGGACAAAAAGATTGGCCACTCGTGAACGACATCG TGTCCGCAATGTCGCACTCTTTCACTGTGCCAGTTTCCGCCAAGTTTCGGCTATGTCAACCGTCATCCAAAACGGTTGAATTGGCGCAGCAACTCGAAGCATCGGGTGCAGCATGGGTGACTTTGCACGCACGTACTGTCTCTGCCCGCAGAAGACGCCAGGGTGCAGCCGATCTGAACGAGGTAAAGCGACTCAAGGAAAATCTTCGGATACCTGTCATAAGCAATGGAAACGTCCGTGGTTTTGACGATTTACAGAAAAATTTGAACATTACCAGTGCCGATGGTCTAATGGTAGGCGAGACTTTGCTTGGAAATCCATG CCTCTTCTCGGGGATTGTGCCAGACCCAATTGATATCTCTTTGGAATACTTGGATATCTGCAGGGAATACCCTGGGACGACATTGGTAACCATACAAACCCATATACGGCACTTTGTGGAATTCCAATG TGGTCGACGGCCATGGTTTCCGAAGTTCAGATCTGCTTTGTCGTCCACGAATTCTTTAGATGCCATCGAATCTTTGCTAGCGTTCAAAATAGAAAGATGGCGTGGACGACCCCCGAGAAAGACGCGCTCCCTTGAGTACCCAATCGACTCAACCGAGGATGTGGAAGATccggaagaaaaagaagacttGGACGATGTTCTTGGACtggaaattttcaaagaaagtTCTGGCCTAACTGCTGGATACTAA
- a CDS encoding 2-dehydro-3-deoxy-D-gluconate 5-dehydrogenase, translating into MLSIPTPTTSVRSIIHFASLLSFQGGLTVPAYAAAKGGIAQLVKAFSNEWSARGVRVNAVVPGYIKTDMNSALLANPTRLRQISERIPAGRWGDPADFAGVVVFLASKASLYVCGELVVVDGPFSRVPSQLPGRTGRGSDLLCIYTTLTELAIDGGPLLRGWMGR; encoded by the exons ATGCTGAGCATCCCGACGCCGACGACGTCCGTGCGGTCCATCATCCATTTCGCGTCCTTGCTGTCGTTCCAGGGCGGGCTGACCGTCCCGGCGTATGCGGCGGCTAAAGGGGGCATTGCGCAGCTTGTCAAGGCGTTCTCGAATGAATGGAGCGCGAGGGGTGTCAGAGTCAACGCGGTCGTACCTGGGTATATCAAGACGGATAT GAATTCTGCACTTCTTGCGAACCCTACGAGACTTAGGCAGATCAGCGAGCGCATCCCTGCCGGGCGATGGGGCGACCCTGCCGATTTTGCAGGTGTGGTCGTGTTCCTCGCGAGCAAGGCGAGCTTGTACGTCTGCGGAGAGCTCGTCGTTGTCGATGGT CCTTTTTCGAGGGTCCCCTCGCAGTTACCTGGACGGACGGGAAGGGGTAGTGATTTGTTATGCATATACACTACTCTCACGGAGTTGGCGATTGATGGCGGCCCGCTTCTCCGT GGATGGATGGGTCGGTAA
- a CDS encoding GRIP domain-containing protein (GRIP domain-containing protein C119.12) — MANLHRSSGSYSGSVNNLVKDSRSSIDSERSVDVDVSPPHTNGVHEQSNGVVDHVEDSSDPIERLQRELDRTKEEKEKLATQYRNLLAKLTQMRTTLGNKLQQDAEELDRREQLVQQLTAEKEDLTATVETLKQELLVSHEEVERASSKLDAMRTRVLQENAQESIQREKELRDTQLELEQCRMERDEWERSALQAQAISEDARSTVEALRRELELETAARARDMAELEREREKADNLQSVLQDFQSVKDHELREAVKDYESQLLQTTQSLAEFKHRALNAELQLEESHANITRTQELEKEVKEKKLQIDKLRHEAVIINEHLMEALRRLRRNSTEMNVDRRLVTNVLLSFLSTPRADSKRFEMLSLLASILSWNDQEREKAGLQRIHPSEGSQPSSFWGRSSNVTSPSRANPELEKSDETESFSRLWVEFLLTEAAAGESPTQPTPSQPRSSMTSIPASPPGYPHPGPPRRLSSLSSAGAASSPNLLGPLPSRKGKEKERVASES, encoded by the exons ATGGCGAACCTCCATAGATCATCTGGCTCCTACTCTGGctctgtgaataatctcgTGAAGGATTCCAGGTCCTCCATTGACAGCGAACGCAGCGTGGATGTAGATGTGTCCCCTCCACATACCAATGGCGTCCATGAGCAGAGCAACGGAGTGGTTGATCATGTTGAAGACTCGAGTGACCCCATAGAGCGACTTCAACGGGAACTTGATCGAAcgaaggaggagaaagagaagctgGCAACACAATACCGCAATCTGTTGGCCAAATTAACGCAAATGCGTACAACTTTGGGCAATAAGTTGCAACAAGACGCC GAAGAGTTGGACCGACGAGAACAACTTGTACAGCAACTGACGGCAGAAAAGGAGGATCTCACTGCAACAGTGGAAACCTTGAAGCAAGAGCTATTGGTATCTCATGAGGAGGTTGAGCGTGCCTCCAGCAAGCTCGATGCCATGCGCACGCGCGTTCTACAAGAAAATGCTCAGGAGAGCATCCAACGGGAAAAGGAGCTACGTGACACTCAATTGGAATTGGAACAATGTAGGATGGAACGCGACGAATGGGAGCGATCGGCTCTGCAAGCACAAGCAATATCTGAAGATGCGCGTTCTACAGTGGAGGCTCTTAGACGAGAGTTGGAGCTGGAGACGGCGGCCAGAGCTAGAGATATGGCAGAATTGGAAAGAGAGCGAGAAAAAGCCGACAATCTGCAGTCTGTGCTTCAAGATTTCCAGTCAG TCAAGGATCATGAACTGCGGGAAGCAGTGAAAGATTACGAATCACAGCTTCTTCAGACCACCCAATCCCTTGCAGAGTTCAAGCATCGAGCACTTAATGCTGAA cttcaactagaaGAATCTCATGCCAACATAACTCGTACCCAGGAactggagaaggaggtgaaagagaagaagttgCAGATAGACAAACTACGGCACGAAG CTGTCATCATCAATGAGCATTTGATGGAAGCACTTCGGCGGCTCAGACGAAATTCCACAGAAATGAATGTTGACAGACGTCTGGTCACAAATGTCCTGTTGTCCTTCCTTTCAACACCCAGAGCAGACAGCAAAAGATTCGAGATGCTGTCTCTACTGGCCTCCATTCTGTCGTGGAACGATCAAGAACGAGAAAAAGCAGGCCTTCAACGAATTCATCCGTCTGAGGGGTCTCAGCCGTCATCGTTCTGGGGCCGCTCCTCGAATGTAACCTCCCCAAGTCGTGCCAATCCTGAGCTAGAGAAATCGGATGAAACCGAG TCTTTTTCCAGGCTTTGGGTAGAATTTCTTCTCACAGAAGCCGCTGCAGGGGAATCTCCAACGCAACCCACTCCATCTCAACCACGCTCCAGCATGACATCAATACCCGCAAGTCCACCAGGATACCCTCACCCAGGACCTCCAAGGAGGCTATCTTCATTAAGTTCAGCAGGTGCCGCCAGCTCACCAAATCTCCTTGGTCCACTTCCatcaagaaaaggaaaagaaaaagaaagagtggCATCGGAGTCATGA